DNA from Azospirillum sp. TSH100:
GTCACGCCGGACCGCCCGGCCCGTGCCGCCATCATCGACAGGGTGGCTTCGACGATCAGGGCGGGCAGGCAATCCTCCTCATGCAGCTCCAGCCCTCCCGCCTCGATGCGGGCGAGGTCGAGCAGGTTGTTGATCAGCTCCAGCATGTAGTCGCCCGCCGCGACGATCTGGGCCGCCGCCTCGCCATAGCGCGGGCTGTCCGGCGGCCCCAGCAGCCGGTCGCGCAGGATCTCGGCGAAACCGATGACGGCGGTCAGCGGTGTGCGCAGTTCGTGGCTCAGGTGATGGACATAGTCGGACTTGCGGCGGTTGACGGCGGCCAGCTCCAGCGCCTGGGCCTTCAGGTCGGCGATGTCGGCGTGCAGCATGCCGTCGCCGTCGCCCGACAGGGCAAGCCGCTGTTCGTTCAGCCGCGCCGTTTCCCGCCGCGCGGCACTGTCGGCCGGCGCCTCCACCAGCAGCAGATCATGCCCGGCCACCGGCCCGATGCGGACGGTCGGGGTGATCGACGTCCCCCCGGCTGCCCGGATGGTCACGGTACGCCCGATCGCATCCGCCGGACCCCGTCCAACCCCTGCGATCCGCAGGCCGCCCTCCGCATCCGGGTCCAGCAGCGCGCGGGCGGCTCCGTTCAGCCAGACGACGACGCCATCCTCCGCCCGCGCCAGCCACAGCGGGGTGGAAAGGCCGGCCAGCAACGCCAGTTCCGGCAGATCGGGCATGGTGGCGGACAGGGACGGCATCGGCTCCCCGCTGGCAGGCATTCAGAATGCGGAAGCATGCGTCCCGGAAAGATAACACGATGGCATGAAAACAGCCAACCGTTGAGCGGGCCCCGCTCACTCCTCCGCCGGCGTGTCCCAGTAGTGGCAGGCCACATGATGGCCGGGCGCCACCTCCTCAAGCGCCGGGATCGCCTGGGCGCAGAACTCGCGCGCCAGCGGGCAGCGGCGGCGCAGCGGGCAGCCGGCCGGCTGGGCGAAAGCCGACGGCGCATCGCCGTCCAGCGCCGGACTCTCGCCGCGGGACGCGGCCAGCATCGCCCGGCTGTAGGGGTGCAGCGGCGCCGTGCGCAGCGTCCCGGCGTCGGCGCTCTCCACCACCCGGCCGGCCAGCATGACGATGCCGCGATGGGCATCGCGCAGGCCCTCGTCATAGCGCTCGGTCGCCAGGACCAGCGTCAGGCGGCGGCGGTCGCGCACCGTCATCAACGTGTCGAGGAAGGTGTCGCGCTCCTCCGCCGACAGGCTGGCGGCCGGTTCGTCGGCGATCAGCACGCGCGGCTCTGACAGGATGGCGCGGGCGAGGCCGGCATGGGCCGCCTCCGCGACGCTCAGCGCCGAAGGCCAGCGGAGCGCCGCCTCGGGACGCAGGCCGGCCTCCTCCAGCGCCTCGTCGATGCGGTGGTCGCGGCGGTCGGCGGCGATGTCCGGACGCAGGCTTTCCAGCACGAGGCCGAACTGGTCGCCGACCGTCATCGCCGGGTCGAAGGAGGCGGCCGGGTCGGGGAACAGCGGCTGCAGGTCGCGCCGGGCACGGCGCAGGCCGCCGCGATCGGGATCCTCGGTCCTGGAGTCACCCCCGGCATTCCCGATGGCCGTCGGCGCCGCGGTCGCCGTCAGGTCGCGGCCCATCCACACCACCGCCCCCGCCGTCGGCGGCGGCAGGCACAGCAGCGAGCGGGCGAGCGTCGCCTTGGCGCTGCCGGTCTCGCCCAGCAGGGCCAGGGTCTCGCCCGTCCGCACATCCAGGTCGATGCCGTGCAGGACCGCCAGCGACCGTGGCTTCCCCCCGGGACCGGCGGCCAGCGGATAGGACATGCCGACGCCGCGCGCATGCAGGCGGGCGGTGCCCGGCGGCTCCAGCGGGGTCAGCGGCCCGGTTCGCGTCGGATTGGGCGGCAGCAGGCGGCTCCGGCGCAGGGTCAGCACCTGATCGGCCACCCCGGCCAGCCCATCCTCCGGCCGGCCGGCGAGGACCAGCGCCACCCCATCGGCCCGCGCCCAGCCGGCCAGCCGGTGGAGAAGCCGCAGCCGCACCGTCGGGTCAAGCCCGGCGGCCGGCGCATCGGCCAGCAGCACCGCCGGCCCCACCGCCACCGCCATGGCGAACAGGCAGGCCCAGCGCAGCGACTCCGGCAGCTGTTCGGGCGGCAGGTCGAAGCGGCGGGCGGCGGCGGGCACGCCCATGCGGTCAAGCCCGTCGGCCATGCGGCGCAGCGCCGACCGCAGATCCACCCCCAGATGGTGGCCGACCACCTCCGCCACCTGCAAGGCCAGCGGCCGGCGCGGCGCCAGCCGGCCGCCCTGGGCGATCAGCAGATGCCCCTCGACGCAGGCGTCACCCGCCATATCGACGCCGGCCGGCAATTGGCCCGTGAGCGCGCCCAGCAGGGCGGTCTTGCCGCTGCCGGCCCCGCCGGTGACGGCCAGCACCTGCCCGCGCTCCACCCGCAGATTGGCGCGGTCGAGCAGCACGCGGTCGCCCAGCATCAGGGTCAGCGCCTCGGCTTCCACCGGCGCGGGCTTGGAAGCGGCATGGGCGGAAATGGCATGGGCGGAAATGGCATGGGCGGAAATGGCATGGGCGGAAATATGGTTCATGATTTGCGATGTCCGGCCTGAATGCCGTCGGCGATGGCGCAGGCCGCCCAGAGGGCGAGCGCCAGCAGCAGGGCCGGCGGAGCGAAGGCCACCGGGTCGCCCAGCCGTGCCGCCAGCCCGACCGACGCGCCCCAGCTGCCCAGTCCCGGCGGCAGACCGAGGCCGAGCAGACTGGCGAAACTCTCCGCCGCCAGCACACGGGGCAGCGCCAGAACTCCGGCGGCCAGCAACGGCCGCGTCAGATTCGGAATCAGGTGCCGACGGATCACCTCACCCTCCGGCAGGCCGGCGGCGCGGGCAGCGGTCAGGAACTCCGCCCGCATCAGCGCGGACAGCTCGGCATGGGCGAGGGCGGCGACCGCGGGGGCGGCGGTCAGCGCGGTGACCAGCGCCAGCGGCCAGACCGGACCCGTCAGCCCGCCGGCGAGCGGAACCAGCAGGGCGAGCGGCCAGCCCGCCATCCGATGGGCGGCGGCAATGGTCCGCCGCTCCACCCGGCTGCCGACCAGAGTGCCGAGCAGTCCGGCCAGCAGCGCCCAGCCGATTCCGAGTGCCCCGCCCAGCACCGCGGCCAGCAGCGCGAAGGACAGGCTGCCCCGCCCATCGAGCAGGGCAGCCGCGACCGGGTCGGCGTCCAGCCGGTGCACCGCGCTGCCATCGGCCATCAGCGGCGCAGCGGCGCAGGCGAGCACCAGGGCGGCGAGCACGGCGGCACCCGACAATCCACGGGCGAAGCCGGCACGTGGCGGCTCCGGCGGAAGCGGATGGGACAGCGGCGTTTGGTCGTACTCGGCCATCAGGATCCTTGGCGGCGATTGGCGCGGCGGTTGGCGGCGGTCACGTCCCGTCATAGGGCGTGGAGCTGTGGTTGGCCGGGTCGATCCAGTCGCGCACCCCAAGCCCCAGCGCGTTCAGGAGGGCGGTCAGCCCGCCCAGCGCGACCAGGACCGGCACCGCCCCGGCGGCCGATCCGGCACGGACGGCATCGATCATGAGCGCGCCCGCCCCCGGCAAATCCAGCAGGCTTTCCAGTGCCACCGACCCAACCATCGCCGCCAGCACGGCGGCGCGCAGGCCTCCCATCACCGGAGCGACCGCCTGCGGCAGGGCGTGGTGGCGCAGCACGGTGCGCTCGTCCAGCCCCAGCCCGCGGGCCATCCGCACCGCACCGCCTTCGGGTCCCGGACCCAAGGCGCGCCCCATCGCCGGACGCGCCAGCCGGGCTGCCTGACAGGCGGCGGGGATCGACAGCGCGGTCCAGCCCAGCGGCGCCGCCGACGCTCCCGCCCGCACCGCAAGGGCCGCGACCCCGGCCAGCAGGAAACCCGGCAGCAGCGGCCCCGCCCCTGCCAGCAGCCGGCCGACCAGTCCGCCGGCCGACCGCGGCGCCACCGCCGCCCAGGACCCGGCGAGCGTGCCCAGCGCGGTGCCGACCGCCAGCGACGGCAGGGTCAGCAGAAGCGTCACCACCAGCCCCCGCAGCAGCGCCATGGCGGCGTCCGGCTGCGGCGCCGTCAGAGCCGACAGCCCCACCCCCGCCGCCATCGGCAGGACGGCGGTCGGCACGGCATCGATCAGGCGGCGGATCACGGGACGCGGCATCTGGGCAGGGGAACCGGTGTGGGCAGGTCATATATGGTACGACATGCGACCGTAAGCGCCCCCACCCCCGCCGGGCAACAGAATTAGCGTCTGTCAGTGGTGCCGCTCGCCCGGCCGGGATGGCCGGCCCCTATACCCGACCCCCGTGCTTGACTTTCAGCACCGATTTTGTACTATATGCCTGCCTGCTCCGCCGGAGAGGCCTGGGCCTGCCGTCTGGGGGTCCTGCACCCGTCATATCGCTTTGCACGAGGATGTGACATGAGCACCGCCATCGCCCTCCGTTCGCCCGATTCCGGCGAATCCCTGTCCCGCTACATCAACGACACGCACCGTTACCCGGTCCTGACGGCCGAGGACGAATACATGCTGGCCAAGGCCTGGACCGAGCATGGCGATGTCAATGCGGCGCACCGGCTGGTCACCAGCCACCTCCGTCTCGTGGTCAAGATCGCCGGCGGCTATCGCGGCTACGGCCTGCCGCTCTCCGATCTGGTCGCCGAGGGCAATCTCGGCCTGATGACCGCCGTCAAGAAATTCGAACCCGAACGCGGCTTCCGCCTGTCCACCTACGCGATGTGGTGGATCAAGGCCTCGATCCAGGATTACATCCTGCGCTCCTGGAGCCTCGTGAAGATCGGCACCACCGCCGCGCAGAAGAAGCTGTTCTTCAGCCTGGGCCGCCTGAAGCGGAAGCTGGGCGAATACGGCAGCGGCGACCTGCAGCCCGACAGCGTCACCCGCATCGCCACCGACCTGTCGGTGCCGGAGGAGGACGTCGTCGCCATGAACCGCCGGCTGTCGGCGCCGGTGGCCTCGCTGAACGCGCCGATGAGCGCCGACGGAGATTCGGGCGAATGGCAGGATCTCCTGGCCGACGACCGCCCGTCGGTGGAGGAGTCGCTGGTCGAACGCGGCGAAGCCCGCCAGCGCAGCGCCCTGCTGCACGAGGCGATGGGCGTGCTGAACGACCGCGAGCGCGACATCCTGACCAGCCGCCGCCTGTCGGACAGCCCGCTGACCCTGGAAGACCTGTCGGTCCGCTACGGCGTCAGCCGCGAGCGCATCCGCCAGATCGAGGAAAAGGCCTTCGAGAAGGTCGCCCGCCAGACCCGCGTCCTGGCCGCCGCTGCCGCCTGATCTGTGGCGGCCTGATCCGGGCGACCCGACAGAGAACGGCGCTCACGCAAAAAACCCCGCCGGTTTCAGCGGGCTGGGCCGTGTAACCCCTCCATCAGCGCCGGCGGTCTCCGCCGGCCCTCATGGAGGCGGCCCATGTCGAAACACATTTCCCGAACCTCGGCGATCGAGGTCATCAAGGACGCGCTGACCCTGTATGAAAGCAACAGGATCAGCCGCTGGCAGGTCATCAACCGCCTGATCCATCTCGGCATCTCGGCCGACGACGCCAATATGATCGCCGATCATGGCAACATTCCGCCCAACATCCTGAGCACTCTCGGCGTTCTTCGCCGATGAGCACGGTGGACGCCGCCGTCGCGACGGCGCTGCGCCTGCACCGAAGCGGACAGTGGGCGCAGGCGGTGGCGATCTATGACCGGCTGCTGGCCGACCCGCGGCTGCCGCCGGTCCAGGCGGCGCAGGCCTACGCCAACCGCGGTGCCGCCCTGCGCCGGCTGGGCCGGGCGGACGAGGCGGTGGCCTCCTGCATCGAGGCGCTGGTCCGCTGTCCGGACATGGCGGAGGCCTATGCCAACATCGGCGCGATGCTTCAGGAGGCCGACCACCCGCTGGCGGCGCTCGACTCCTGCCGCCGGGCCATCGCGCTGTCTCCCGGCCTCTACACCCCATATCTGGCGATGGCCCATGCCCGGCAGGATTGCGGCGACCATGACGGCGCCCTGACCCTGCTGCGCCGTGCGGCGACGCTCGCCCCGGCGCTGCCCAGCGTGCGCTACAATCTGGCGGAGGCGCTGCTCCAGCACGGGCTGTTCGCGGAGGGCTGGCAGGCATACGAGGCGCGCTGGCAGGCTCGGGAACTGGCGCTGACCCGGCCCGCCTGCGCCAACACGGAATGGGCCGGCCAGGACATCGCCGGCAAGACCCTGCTGGTGGTGGAGGAGCAGGGCTTCGGCGACACCCTGCAATTCATCCGCCTGATTCCGCTGGTCAAGGCGCGCGGCGCCGGTCGCGTCATCGTGCAGTGCCGGGCACCGCTGGTCCGGCTGCTGACCGGGATGGCGGGCGTCGACGCGGTCACGGCCGCTCTGCCCGATGCGGGCTCCTATGATCTCTGGGTGCCGCTGCTGTCGCTGATGCAGCGGCTGGCGATGCTGCCTGACCATGTCCCCGCACAGCCCTATCTCATACCGCCGCCGGACGCCGTCCAACGCTGGTCCGGGGCGCTGCCGGATACGGCGGGCTTGCGGGTCGGGCTGGTCTGGGCCGGCGATCCGCGGCTGGGCCATGCCGCCGCCAGCCGCACCGATGCCCGCC
Protein-coding regions in this window:
- a CDS encoding sensor histidine kinase KdpD; amino-acid sequence: MPSLSATMPDLPELALLAGLSTPLWLARAEDGVVVWLNGAARALLDPDAEGGLRIAGVGRGPADAIGRTVTIRAAGGTSITPTVRIGPVAGHDLLLVEAPADSAARRETARLNEQRLALSGDGDGMLHADIADLKAQALELAAVNRRKSDYVHHLSHELRTPLTAVIGFAEILRDRLLGPPDSPRYGEAAAQIVAAGDYMLELINNLLDLARIEAGGLELHEEDCLPALIVEATLSMMAARAGRSGVTLTARLPDDLPALWADPSLVRQMLTNLVGNALKFTAAGGHVMVSAERDGEGGLALVVADDGCGMPPDRIPQALTAFAQLHDPARDPMTAAEHGSGLGLPLTAALVELHGGGIAIDSAPGRGTTVRLRFPPERVVG
- a CDS encoding ABC transporter ATP-binding protein, which gives rise to MNHISAHAISAHAISAHAISAHAASKPAPVEAEALTLMLGDRVLLDRANLRVERGQVLAVTGGAGSGKTALLGALTGQLPAGVDMAGDACVEGHLLIAQGGRLAPRRPLALQVAEVVGHHLGVDLRSALRRMADGLDRMGVPAAARRFDLPPEQLPESLRWACLFAMAVAVGPAVLLADAPAAGLDPTVRLRLLHRLAGWARADGVALVLAGRPEDGLAGVADQVLTLRRSRLLPPNPTRTGPLTPLEPPGTARLHARGVGMSYPLAAGPGGKPRSLAVLHGIDLDVRTGETLALLGETGSAKATLARSLLCLPPPTAGAVVWMGRDLTATAAPTAIGNAGGDSRTEDPDRGGLRRARRDLQPLFPDPAASFDPAMTVGDQFGLVLESLRPDIAADRRDHRIDEALEEAGLRPEAALRWPSALSVAEAAHAGLARAILSEPRVLIADEPAASLSAEERDTFLDTLMTVRDRRRLTLVLATERYDEGLRDAHRGIVMLAGRVVESADAGTLRTAPLHPYSRAMLAASRGESPALDGDAPSAFAQPAGCPLRRRCPLAREFCAQAIPALEEVAPGHHVACHYWDTPAEE
- a CDS encoding ABC transporter permease subunit, encoding MAEYDQTPLSHPLPPEPPRAGFARGLSGAAVLAALVLACAAAPLMADGSAVHRLDADPVAAALLDGRGSLSFALLAAVLGGALGIGWALLAGLLGTLVGSRVERRTIAAAHRMAGWPLALLVPLAGGLTGPVWPLALVTALTAAPAVAALAHAELSALMRAEFLTAARAAGLPEGEVIRRHLIPNLTRPLLAAGVLALPRVLAAESFASLLGLGLPPGLGSWGASVGLAARLGDPVAFAPPALLLALALWAACAIADGIQAGHRKS
- a CDS encoding ABC transporter permease subunit, whose product is MPRPVIRRLIDAVPTAVLPMAAGVGLSALTAPQPDAAMALLRGLVVTLLLTLPSLAVGTALGTLAGSWAAVAPRSAGGLVGRLLAGAGPLLPGFLLAGVAALAVRAGASAAPLGWTALSIPAACQAARLARPAMGRALGPGPEGGAVRMARGLGLDERTVLRHHALPQAVAPVMGGLRAAVLAAMVGSVALESLLDLPGAGALMIDAVRAGSAAGAVPVLVALGGLTALLNALGLGVRDWIDPANHSSTPYDGT
- the rpoH gene encoding RNA polymerase sigma factor RpoH; its protein translation is MSTAIALRSPDSGESLSRYINDTHRYPVLTAEDEYMLAKAWTEHGDVNAAHRLVTSHLRLVVKIAGGYRGYGLPLSDLVAEGNLGLMTAVKKFEPERGFRLSTYAMWWIKASIQDYILRSWSLVKIGTTAAQKKLFFSLGRLKRKLGEYGSGDLQPDSVTRIATDLSVPEEDVVAMNRRLSAPVASLNAPMSADGDSGEWQDLLADDRPSVEESLVERGEARQRSALLHEAMGVLNDRERDILTSRRLSDSPLTLEDLSVRYGVSRERIRQIEEKAFEKVARQTRVLAAAAA
- a CDS encoding tetratricopeptide repeat-containing glycosyltransferase family protein — encoded protein: MSTVDAAVATALRLHRSGQWAQAVAIYDRLLADPRLPPVQAAQAYANRGAALRRLGRADEAVASCIEALVRCPDMAEAYANIGAMLQEADHPLAALDSCRRAIALSPGLYTPYLAMAHARQDCGDHDGALTLLRRAATLAPALPSVRYNLAEALLQHGLFAEGWQAYEARWQARELALTRPACANTEWAGQDIAGKTLLVVEEQGFGDTLQFIRLIPLVKARGAGRVIVQCRAPLVRLLTGMAGVDAVTAALPDAGSYDLWVPLLSLMQRLAMLPDHVPAQPYLIPPPDAVQRWSGALPDTAGLRVGLVWAGDPRLGHAAASRTDARRSLALAQLAPLLTVPGVSWVSLQKGPAAAQLDGAALFDPMAEVTDFADTAAIVRQLDLVIGVDTAVVHLAGALGVPVWVLSRFSGCWRWLLDRDDSPWYPTLRLFRQQRPGDWAPVVARVREELLRQVRLPRHDRGTALMD